In one window of Janthinobacterium sp. 1_2014MBL_MicDiv DNA:
- a CDS encoding glycosyl hydrolase family 18 protein translates to MAKILDTRGLKWQFQKTNGIDTIVLVNDSPQDVAISALWFEANISIGVGLGQQRNLTDDATAEVRKGQTRQEDRDKPIEEKRLSDMKVHLFRERMWDLTYKKKMDAGMAFWTVADVYLNPWGTLCVTSQDDGVFSRTSFSASPVYLYQFEYKKPRSIAANLQKSLSYVSSFACLEYGSYIKNLSTLPKVWVRFPDQSDPVQVPLDLIDLQMSGKRRRTIDSSSRNIIKSAAFSRRALGYYANYFGYGRDVFIRDLPFEHINEISYGMFSMDLNGNPVSSDPWGDDWQLSSLQFMKQLNPELKVHLIVGGWPKELPFEVLTVNDREEAKRIGRHNPAAQFTIYLPPAAATGALTQNEFYVRRWVDAPDGNGGIMPPDSEPQGHPAGVYPELYQQLLPGWYKDMDQHRQLFIQDWLSTQFNIKILPAADLFSYIGKTPKAVQNFARSLVRAVMVLGFDGIELDWEYPSEADGPGFVAILEALRQAEKDLQDPSQKQFLRDAWIEVPDDKKLLLSIAAPADPKKIKRLDKYWLKIGSLVDTINVMTYDYGGTWLQNSDFNAPMRPVSTATPASGYEAPSGVRETMTAMLGYADKLCFTRRQLSLGLAIYGRGLEVDGVTRPATVSEADWNSGINRPVRKAADGQFNDGTGTYLYNYIATEVRKGSASDKLPGLVASSYLHPVARAPYLFVKGEGGRQDTLITYDNPNSVREKIRYAKQECLGGVMAWDLSGDLPPDDPQSILRAIGDEMRQERPASRAEVRKQKEATLMAATARDGGSLPNQRLWGVARDYAGTSVLREMPQGDRLCAVAALPGGRMVVGRASGVMQLLTPDYSQTPWQWQVTAAWKHANRAISLLDLPSGRILALLADGTLLCLSADVDGQAREHLVKKLPEAQDARLIPAKGEQAFLVQNNSLLVVNMGADDNAQDRVGGYGLTGPDGARANIACALALPGGMILTGGARTDGIPTVGVWAIETGTPVFKGSPPRSQNEDWGDIVFLANLSDGSVAALTANGNYQVYGPSAFTPGHLQPAQWSVFAPDPLAGRALTALPQGGFLSITDGVYMLWNSLPSGGYMLAQRLPAEGVFQGVAVLDDGTVIIARDAESFLHIEARGWPRPEALLRSSWDWREQESGYSWLHHLAANGNAGALAQALAAGAPPELADDTGAQAISLIRTALEKDQLKSLPPLLAAGAPLWSVPDIADGNFFNDDTLAGLLPASLLAAYPHFVPELPPETPAVIPAETASFLSDNPRLAATIVSTLVPILPAMAKAVQRVIQDFAVDDELLKTAAGGGSDQLMHLIVDELKKSTEAQEAEGVGEDLRRVLDTLKGKRFEDGDALRKAIDDNWSAADKTRPWRVSECDQVINAAARPKRPDRYKIDGDIALNEQALAHFAKLVEAGWPIQQDGKPVSLMAHAPAHYRIVMEAGRSALTPDGYDAPLLRADKETFTMPPTAASLLQMAPFMAYSLAAVANSLVSGLGALVHAYVGNERREGRLAVADVAAVQDPYAALADFDGGSALAGTAMQELIIEGTVSPRGGRLSAKAAVAFLARHAADPWIPQGSCNAFSQAWTAWSADSLWLPLDPRGLPEQTGNGVLPPERGIAQAKSGRSFDGPPDAPDLDDSRNRQSMALLRATQMKLKFQAWQNGIRFDSTVEDREIQRRKDSPFVQRMDNLAEDIAMKDMVLNRSRSLRSILDDLGQKPQDNMSINDLKKLGFFGLKPPEGFGETDVLPAGTFKDVIERENKRLLKQEDDTATQRADSAKQLRSLYRKQASDPLRQKALVEARAQKAQMKSAQRMMTKMQDYAMVSEQILVYGTQAINFLEDKGLNKAVASLLRNVLHYANMAVQIGTALATVGYAFQQMRAMQAIGSIGKGGGAMMMLSIGFTAFSLIKTAIFGADPDPLEEVYKALSKQIEEMANTILKSLEAMSEQMDSMGAGINKRIDGLEEKIDGLARELGQQVADMSKLMDENFALDRAEIRQSTAQVLLAMQRGFDTMNRRFDMLEDRLENDIRHLEEVMTVSLMNEYEEIDIAIDKSERDQVWAPEPVAVLADDPKRLVDYRNALVSGVRNKLLGLAPQQLENVLDSRWLQDWPLEVGTASAWAGAVAINRIGDCYDFYVRRGTGADASRGRIYFSSVYGHKLADRLLWVLQKMLRFSGNVGSMIEDLDELIIAPAERTKAFLTGLKTDNAFFGALFDDYRDTLDDVAGRCADILPGDLVQNWRLPAQRLGDHAFLQGLMFDRLPLLSLADLAAETVSATTPLRRDRYLSSFELFLNGPALGWRARRVLRVLALAHVFKVADLEITDDKETITLWVGFRGVRQPVAQLSLVADQIVDSRFTMTGNSLAIRIARACRPEQQRAVTAYNARIRAEAKGELAALDDSVARLIQFMTLAGLSEAGMAEALSMLWSSGRIDSYLSEQIATPDGGAAAISPPVAVVLRSGRTTSARSETVLRAALAALPSWPADDARRDPLPAHLIEETEDFLTRAKAYKDRLNDAFVPLLPSFDTLAPVEIVRLGAAERTAA, encoded by the coding sequence ATGGCGAAGATACTCGATACACGCGGCCTCAAATGGCAATTCCAGAAAACGAACGGTATCGATACCATCGTTCTCGTCAATGACTCGCCGCAAGACGTGGCCATCTCGGCGCTCTGGTTCGAGGCGAATATTTCCATCGGCGTCGGGCTCGGCCAGCAGCGCAATCTGACGGACGACGCGACTGCCGAAGTCAGGAAAGGGCAAACGCGCCAGGAAGACAGGGACAAGCCGATAGAGGAAAAGCGCCTCAGCGACATGAAGGTCCATCTTTTCCGGGAAAGGATGTGGGACCTTACCTACAAGAAAAAAATGGACGCTGGCATGGCCTTTTGGACAGTCGCCGATGTGTATCTGAATCCCTGGGGGACGCTGTGTGTGACGAGCCAGGACGATGGGGTGTTCAGCCGAACCTCCTTCTCCGCAAGTCCGGTCTACCTTTACCAGTTTGAGTACAAGAAACCAAGATCGATTGCCGCCAATCTGCAGAAGTCGCTCTCGTATGTCAGCAGTTTCGCGTGCCTGGAATATGGTTCCTACATCAAGAACCTGAGCACGCTACCCAAGGTCTGGGTCCGCTTCCCAGATCAGAGTGATCCTGTGCAAGTTCCCCTGGACCTGATCGACCTTCAGATGAGCGGCAAGCGGCGTCGCACGATAGACAGCTCCAGCCGGAACATCATCAAGTCCGCGGCTTTTTCGCGGCGGGCTCTGGGGTACTACGCAAATTACTTCGGCTACGGCCGCGATGTTTTCATCCGCGATCTGCCGTTCGAGCATATCAACGAAATTTCCTACGGCATGTTCAGCATGGACCTGAACGGGAACCCCGTCAGTTCCGATCCCTGGGGCGACGACTGGCAGCTCAGTTCCCTGCAATTCATGAAGCAGTTGAATCCCGAGCTGAAAGTCCATCTGATCGTCGGCGGGTGGCCGAAGGAATTGCCGTTCGAAGTCCTCACAGTGAACGACAGGGAAGAGGCGAAGCGTATCGGACGGCACAATCCGGCGGCGCAATTCACGATCTATCTGCCTCCCGCCGCCGCCACTGGCGCGCTGACTCAGAATGAATTTTATGTGCGGCGTTGGGTTGACGCGCCGGATGGAAATGGCGGCATCATGCCGCCGGATAGCGAGCCGCAAGGCCATCCCGCAGGTGTCTACCCGGAACTTTATCAGCAACTGCTGCCGGGCTGGTACAAGGACATGGATCAGCACAGGCAGTTGTTCATACAGGACTGGTTGTCCACGCAGTTCAATATCAAGATCCTGCCTGCGGCCGATCTGTTTTCCTACATCGGCAAGACCCCGAAGGCGGTGCAGAATTTTGCCCGTTCCCTGGTGCGCGCCGTCATGGTGCTCGGCTTCGACGGCATCGAGCTGGACTGGGAATACCCGTCCGAAGCGGATGGTCCCGGCTTTGTCGCCATCCTGGAGGCATTGCGTCAGGCGGAAAAGGACCTGCAAGACCCGAGCCAGAAACAGTTTCTGCGTGATGCGTGGATCGAGGTTCCGGACGACAAAAAACTCCTGCTCTCCATTGCGGCCCCGGCCGACCCGAAAAAGATCAAGAGGCTGGACAAGTATTGGCTCAAGATCGGCAGCCTGGTCGATACCATCAATGTCATGACCTACGACTATGGCGGTACGTGGCTCCAGAATTCAGATTTCAACGCGCCCATGCGTCCGGTTTCCACGGCAACGCCGGCAAGCGGGTATGAAGCGCCGAGCGGCGTGCGAGAGACGATGACGGCAATGCTGGGGTACGCGGACAAGCTCTGCTTCACGCGGCGGCAGTTGTCGCTGGGGCTCGCCATCTATGGCCGGGGGCTGGAAGTCGACGGTGTCACGCGCCCGGCGACGGTTTCCGAGGCCGACTGGAACAGCGGCATCAACCGGCCGGTCCGGAAGGCTGCGGACGGGCAGTTCAACGACGGCACCGGCACTTATCTTTACAATTACATCGCGACCGAAGTCCGCAAGGGCAGCGCCTCCGACAAGCTCCCCGGCCTGGTCGCCTCGTCCTACCTGCACCCGGTGGCGCGCGCGCCTTACCTGTTCGTGAAGGGCGAAGGCGGGCGTCAAGATACCCTGATCACCTACGACAACCCCAATTCCGTCCGTGAAAAAATCCGCTACGCCAAGCAGGAATGCCTGGGCGGCGTCATGGCCTGGGACCTGTCGGGCGATCTGCCGCCAGACGATCCGCAATCGATCCTGCGCGCCATCGGCGATGAAATGCGGCAGGAGCGCCCGGCCTCGCGCGCCGAGGTGCGGAAGCAGAAGGAAGCAACCCTGATGGCTGCGACAGCGCGCGACGGCGGTTCCTTGCCGAACCAGCGGCTGTGGGGTGTCGCGCGCGACTATGCGGGCACTTCCGTATTGCGCGAAATGCCGCAGGGCGACCGGCTGTGCGCCGTCGCCGCCTTGCCCGGCGGACGCATGGTCGTGGGCCGCGCCAGTGGCGTGATGCAGTTGCTGACGCCCGATTACAGCCAGACGCCGTGGCAGTGGCAAGTGACGGCTGCCTGGAAACATGCGAACAGGGCGATTTCCCTGCTCGACCTGCCGTCGGGACGCATTCTTGCTCTGCTTGCGGACGGTACGCTGCTCTGCCTGAGCGCCGATGTGGATGGGCAGGCGCGAGAGCATCTGGTCAAGAAACTCCCCGAGGCGCAGGATGCCCGGCTGATCCCGGCCAAGGGCGAACAGGCCTTCCTGGTGCAGAACAATTCTCTGCTGGTCGTCAACATGGGCGCAGACGACAATGCGCAGGATCGCGTGGGCGGTTACGGATTGACCGGACCGGATGGCGCGCGGGCAAATATAGCGTGCGCGCTTGCGCTGCCGGGCGGAATGATCCTCACGGGCGGCGCGCGGACCGATGGTATTCCGACCGTCGGCGTCTGGGCAATCGAGACGGGCACGCCGGTCTTCAAGGGCTCGCCGCCGCGCAGCCAGAACGAGGATTGGGGCGACATCGTTTTTCTGGCCAATCTGTCGGACGGCTCCGTCGCCGCCCTTACAGCCAATGGCAATTATCAGGTCTATGGACCGTCGGCCTTCACGCCCGGCCATCTGCAACCGGCGCAGTGGAGCGTCTTCGCGCCAGATCCGCTGGCCGGGCGTGCGCTGACGGCGCTGCCGCAAGGCGGCTTCCTCAGCATCACCGACGGCGTCTACATGTTGTGGAACAGCCTGCCGAGCGGCGGCTATATGCTGGCCCAGCGCTTGCCTGCCGAGGGCGTATTCCAGGGCGTGGCCGTGCTGGACGACGGTACGGTGATCATCGCGCGCGACGCGGAAAGCTTCCTGCATATCGAGGCGCGCGGCTGGCCGCGTCCGGAAGCCCTGCTGCGTTCAAGCTGGGACTGGCGCGAGCAGGAAAGCGGCTATTCGTGGCTCCACCATCTCGCCGCCAACGGCAACGCCGGCGCGCTGGCACAGGCCCTGGCGGCTGGCGCGCCGCCGGAACTGGCTGACGATACCGGCGCTCAGGCGATCAGCCTGATCCGCACGGCGCTGGAGAAAGACCAGTTGAAGAGCCTGCCGCCGCTGCTGGCAGCCGGCGCGCCGCTCTGGTCCGTGCCGGACATCGCCGACGGCAACTTCTTCAATGATGACACCCTGGCCGGCTTGCTGCCGGCCTCGCTGCTCGCGGCCTATCCGCATTTCGTGCCCGAACTGCCGCCGGAAACGCCGGCAGTCATTCCGGCCGAGACAGCCAGCTTTCTTTCCGATAATCCACGGCTAGCCGCTACCATCGTCAGCACGCTCGTGCCTATCCTGCCGGCGATGGCGAAGGCGGTCCAGCGTGTGATCCAGGACTTCGCCGTCGATGACGAACTGCTCAAGACAGCGGCGGGCGGCGGCTCCGACCAATTGATGCATCTGATTGTGGACGAGTTGAAGAAATCCACCGAAGCGCAGGAAGCCGAGGGCGTCGGCGAGGATTTACGCCGCGTGCTGGACACACTCAAAGGCAAGCGTTTCGAGGACGGCGACGCGTTGCGCAAAGCCATCGACGACAATTGGAGTGCCGCCGACAAGACCCGGCCGTGGCGCGTGTCCGAGTGCGATCAGGTCATCAATGCCGCCGCGCGCCCCAAGCGTCCGGACCGTTACAAGATCGATGGCGATATCGCCCTGAACGAACAGGCCCTGGCGCATTTCGCCAAACTGGTGGAGGCCGGATGGCCGATCCAGCAGGATGGCAAGCCGGTTTCCCTGATGGCGCACGCGCCGGCGCATTACCGCATCGTGATGGAAGCGGGGCGCAGCGCGCTGACGCCGGATGGCTATGACGCTCCGCTCCTGCGCGCCGACAAGGAGACGTTCACGATGCCGCCGACCGCGGCCAGCCTGCTGCAAATGGCCCCCTTCATGGCCTACTCGCTCGCTGCTGTCGCCAATAGCCTGGTATCCGGCCTCGGTGCGCTGGTGCATGCCTATGTCGGGAACGAGCGAAGGGAAGGGCGTCTCGCCGTTGCCGATGTCGCCGCCGTTCAGGACCCCTATGCGGCCCTGGCCGACTTCGACGGCGGCTCCGCGCTGGCTGGAACGGCGATGCAGGAATTGATCATCGAGGGCACGGTGTCGCCGCGCGGCGGACGGCTGTCGGCAAAAGCGGCTGTGGCCTTCCTCGCCCGGCATGCGGCCGATCCCTGGATTCCCCAGGGCAGCTGCAACGCCTTCAGCCAGGCCTGGACTGCATGGTCGGCAGACTCGCTCTGGCTGCCGCTCGACCCCAGGGGCTTGCCGGAACAGACCGGCAACGGCGTCCTGCCCCCCGAGCGTGGTATCGCGCAGGCGAAGTCGGGCCGGAGCTTCGACGGCCCGCCTGATGCGCCCGATCTCGACGACAGCCGCAACCGCCAAAGCATGGCGCTGCTGCGTGCGACCCAGATGAAGCTGAAGTTCCAGGCGTGGCAGAACGGCATCCGCTTCGACAGTACGGTCGAGGATAGGGAAATCCAGCGCCGGAAAGACAGTCCTTTTGTGCAGAGGATGGACAATCTGGCCGAGGACATCGCCATGAAGGATATGGTCCTCAACCGGTCGCGTTCGCTGCGCAGCATCCTGGACGATCTGGGCCAGAAACCTCAGGACAACATGTCGATCAACGACCTGAAAAAGCTGGGCTTCTTCGGATTGAAGCCGCCGGAAGGTTTCGGCGAAACGGATGTGTTGCCGGCGGGTACATTCAAGGACGTGATCGAGAGAGAGAACAAGCGGCTGCTCAAGCAGGAAGATGACACGGCAACCCAGCGGGCGGACTCCGCGAAGCAATTGCGCTCCCTCTACCGCAAGCAGGCCAGCGATCCCCTGCGCCAGAAGGCGCTGGTCGAAGCGCGTGCGCAAAAGGCCCAGATGAAGTCGGCCCAGCGCATGATGACCAAGATGCAGGACTATGCGATGGTGTCCGAGCAGATCCTGGTGTACGGCACCCAGGCCATCAACTTCCTGGAGGACAAGGGACTCAACAAGGCCGTCGCGTCGCTGCTGCGCAATGTACTCCATTACGCCAACATGGCCGTGCAGATCGGCACGGCGCTGGCCACTGTTGGCTATGCCTTCCAGCAGATGCGCGCCATGCAGGCCATCGGCTCGATAGGCAAGGGTGGCGGTGCGATGATGATGCTGTCCATCGGCTTCACCGCTTTTTCCCTGATCAAGACCGCCATTTTCGGGGCGGACCCCGATCCGCTGGAAGAAGTCTACAAGGCACTTTCCAAGCAGATCGAAGAGATGGCGAACACCATCCTGAAGAGCCTGGAAGCCATGTCCGAGCAGATGGACAGCATGGGCGCGGGCATCAACAAGCGCATCGACGGCCTGGAAGAAAAGATCGACGGGCTGGCGCGCGAACTGGGACAGCAGGTTGCCGACATGTCGAAGCTGATGGACGAAAACTTCGCCCTCGACCGCGCGGAAATTCGGCAATCGACCGCGCAGGTGCTGCTGGCCATGCAACGCGGCTTCGATACGATGAACCGCCGCTTCGACATGCTCGAAGACCGTCTGGAAAACGACATCCGCCACCTGGAAGAAGTGATGACGGTCAGCCTCATGAACGAGTACGAGGAAATCGACATCGCCATCGACAAGTCGGAACGCGACCAGGTCTGGGCTCCGGAGCCGGTCGCTGTTCTGGCCGATGATCCGAAGCGCCTGGTCGATTATCGCAATGCCCTGGTCAGCGGCGTGCGCAACAAGCTGCTGGGGCTGGCCCCGCAGCAACTGGAAAATGTGTTGGATTCCCGCTGGCTGCAGGACTGGCCGCTGGAGGTGGGGACGGCCTCGGCCTGGGCCGGCGCCGTCGCGATCAACCGTATCGGCGACTGCTACGATTTCTATGTCCGGCGCGGCACTGGCGCGGACGCCTCTCGCGGCCGCATCTACTTTTCTTCCGTCTATGGACACAAGCTGGCGGACCGGCTGCTTTGGGTGTTGCAAAAGATGTTGCGCTTCTCCGGTAACGTGGGGTCGATGATCGAAGACCTCGACGAACTGATCATTGCGCCGGCGGAACGCACGAAGGCTTTCCTGACCGGGCTGAAGACGGACAATGCTTTCTTCGGCGCGCTGTTCGACGACTACCGCGATACGCTCGATGACGTTGCCGGCCGTTGCGCCGACATCCTGCCTGGCGACCTGGTGCAAAACTGGCGTCTGCCGGCGCAACGCCTGGGCGATCACGCCTTCCTGCAAGGGCTGATGTTCGACCGCCTGCCGCTGCTGTCGCTGGCCGATCTGGCGGCAGAAACCGTATCGGCGACGACGCCGCTCAGGCGCGACCGGTACCTGTCGTCGTTCGAGCTGTTCCTGAATGGCCCCGCCCTGGGGTGGCGCGCGCGGCGGGTGCTGCGGGTGCTGGCACTAGCCCATGTCTTCAAGGTGGCCGATCTGGAAATCACCGACGACAAGGAAACGATCACGCTGTGGGTCGGCTTCCGGGGCGTGCGCCAGCCGGTGGCGCAACTGTCGCTGGTGGCGGACCAGATCGTGGACAGCCGCTTCACGATGACGGGCAATAGCCTCGCGATACGCATCGCCCGGGCCTGCCGTCCGGAGCAGCAGCGGGCCGTAACCGCGTACAACGCACGCATCCGTGCCGAGGCGAAAGGGGAACTGGCGGCGCTGGACGACAGCGTGGCGCGGTTGATCCAGTTCATGACGCTGGCCGGCCTGTCGGAAGCCGGAATGGCCGAGGCGCTGAGCATGCTGTGGAGTTCCGGACGAATCGACTCCTACTTGTCGGAGCAGATTGCGACGCCTGACGGCGGAGCGGCGGCAATCAGTCCGCCGGTTGCCGTCGTCCTGCGCAGCGGGCGCACGACTTCAGCCCGCTCCGAAACCGTGCTGCGCGCGGCGTTGGCAGCGCTGCCGTCCTGGCCGGCAGACGATGCCCGTCGCGATCCTCTGCCCGCTCACCTGATCGAGGAAACGGAAGATTTCCTCACGCGGGCAAAGGCGTACAAGGACAGGTTGAACGACGCTTTCGTGCCGCTCCTGCCGTCGTTCGATACGCTTGCGCCGGTCGAGATTGTGAGGCTCGGCGCCGCTGAACGGACGGCCGCATGA
- a CDS encoding TetR/AcrR family transcriptional regulator, which produces MVRRTRAEMEETRASLLATARKVFGERGYADTSMDDLTAQAGLTRGALYHHFGDKKGLLLAVVEQIDAEMDDRLQTISERADDPWEGFRSRCRAYLEMALEPEIQRIVLRDARAVLGGASPDSQRHCVESMQGIIHELIHQGIVAEACPRALASLIYGSLAEAAFWIADGDEGRVRLIEGVAALELLLRGLLLKRSS; this is translated from the coding sequence ATGGTTCGCCGCACCCGTGCAGAAATGGAAGAAACCCGTGCATCGTTGCTAGCCACTGCCCGCAAAGTGTTCGGCGAGCGCGGTTATGCCGACACGTCAATGGACGACCTCACTGCGCAGGCAGGGCTAACGCGTGGTGCGCTGTATCACCACTTTGGCGACAAGAAAGGCTTGCTGCTCGCGGTGGTAGAACAGATCGACGCGGAAATGGATGACCGCCTGCAAACCATCTCCGAACGGGCCGACGATCCGTGGGAAGGTTTTCGTAGTCGCTGTCGTGCCTATCTGGAGATGGCCCTGGAGCCGGAAATTCAGCGCATCGTTTTACGCGATGCCAGGGCGGTACTGGGTGGTGCGTCACCGGACTCGCAGCGCCATTGCGTCGAGTCGATGCAAGGGATTATCCACGAACTGATTCATCAAGGCATCGTGGCCGAAGCTTGCCCACGGGCACTGGCTTCGCTGATTTACGGCAGTCTGGCAGAAGCAGCGTTCTGGATCGCAGACGGTGACGAAGGCAGGGTGCGATTGATCGAGGGAGTTGCGGCCTTGGAATTACTACTACGCGGGCTGTTGCTTAAGAGATCATCGTGA
- a CDS encoding MFS transporter: MSTSPCAATETSVRHPWLAITAIGMATFSVVTTEMLPVGLLTPIGDALDTSTGTAGLMISLPALLAALFAPLLVIASGSLDRRKILCGLLSLLVIANIASALAQNLAWMLAARVLVGFCMGGIWAIAGGLASRLVPAPSIGLATSIIFGGVAIASVLGVPLGAQIGDFAGWRWAFGVMALFSGLVLAFHLAVIPALPAASSATLRQFGKQLCNRKVQAGLLLTLLLVTSHFVVFTFVRPLLLSVSGFDAQWLGALLFFYGCAGIIGNFLAGVVAVRRTAPTIIAIASGLLLTPLLFLAVGDSRIGAGLVLLAWGLAYGGVSVGLMTLMMKAAPQAVEIGAALYVSVFNVAIALGAWAGGQAVDRLGLSTNLWTAAGFSAAALLLSFGISFVEHRMKTDDRQLGSAMH, translated from the coding sequence ATGAGTACGTCTCCCTGCGCTGCAACAGAAACCTCTGTCCGTCACCCGTGGCTGGCGATCACCGCCATAGGTATGGCCACCTTCTCGGTAGTGACAACGGAAATGCTCCCGGTCGGCCTGTTGACGCCGATTGGTGACGCCCTGGACACCTCCACCGGAACCGCTGGCCTGATGATCTCGCTGCCAGCATTACTGGCGGCCTTGTTCGCTCCATTGCTGGTGATCGCATCGGGAAGCCTGGACAGGCGCAAAATTCTATGTGGTTTGCTCAGTCTATTAGTGATCGCGAACATTGCCTCGGCATTGGCGCAAAACCTGGCGTGGATGCTGGCTGCGCGTGTTCTCGTCGGTTTTTGCATGGGCGGAATCTGGGCCATTGCCGGTGGCCTGGCTTCCCGTCTTGTTCCTGCTCCCTCAATCGGCCTGGCAACGTCGATTATCTTCGGCGGAGTAGCGATCGCTTCTGTGCTGGGCGTGCCGCTTGGCGCCCAAATCGGTGACTTTGCCGGATGGCGCTGGGCCTTTGGCGTCATGGCGCTGTTTAGCGGCCTGGTACTGGCGTTCCATCTGGCCGTCATTCCTGCGCTGCCTGCTGCCAGTTCGGCAACCTTGCGTCAATTCGGCAAACAGTTGTGCAACCGGAAAGTGCAAGCAGGGCTGCTTCTGACCCTGTTGCTGGTGACGAGCCATTTCGTGGTCTTCACCTTTGTGCGTCCGTTGTTGCTGTCAGTGTCAGGGTTTGATGCGCAATGGCTAGGAGCACTGCTGTTTTTCTATGGCTGCGCGGGCATCATTGGAAACTTCCTGGCTGGTGTCGTTGCGGTGCGGCGCACGGCGCCAACCATCATCGCTATCGCGAGTGGCTTGCTGCTCACGCCGCTACTATTCTTGGCAGTCGGCGACTCCAGGATCGGCGCCGGCTTGGTGTTGCTAGCTTGGGGACTAGCCTACGGCGGTGTATCGGTCGGCCTGATGACATTGATGATGAAGGCGGCACCCCAGGCAGTGGAGATAGGCGCTGCGCTGTACGTGAGTGTATTTAATGTTGCCATTGCGCTCGGGGCATGGGCCGGTGGACAGGCAGTCGACAGGCTAGGCCTTTCCACCAACCTCTGGACCGCAGCAGGATTCTCCGCTGCTGCCTTGCTGCTGTCGTTTGGTATCAGCTTTGTTGAGCATCGAATGAAGACTGACGACAGGCAGCTTGGCTCTGCAATGCACTGA
- a CDS encoding FAD-dependent monooxygenase — MEIGILGGGIAGLSVALALSKRGYSPRVYERRAGPSTMGAGVTLWPNAGFVLEELGLLQDIAAVGGRPVAMHRQDAAGNSLGGIDIALLDQIMGHPTHTILRRDLQAVLLDHAAQAGIPVEFGHRAVAIDLDASGKAVARFENGVSIRPDLLIGADGRMDSVARGFVAGDNTPVYQGFVNWVGVAQAESALVDDIAIQDYWGSGDRFGCVAVRPDLVYWAAAQARPLPGAAPAADMRKEIEDLFAGWPEPVTRIIQATPVHAIRLIAVHDLEPLHTWSRANVLLVGDAAHAPLPTSGQGACQALEDAWHLARCLAGTDGRLDAALLRFAEIRGPKTAKLAEQGRVFARGLFATDPETCRIRNERAKASDPLRDVHALAAGWAQGLPMTGCTDGTPVGSVGSGSLYRL; from the coding sequence ATGGAAATCGGAATACTTGGCGGCGGCATTGCAGGGTTGAGCGTGGCGCTTGCCTTGAGCAAGCGGGGGTACAGTCCCCGGGTATATGAGCGCCGGGCGGGGCCATCGACGATGGGGGCTGGCGTTACGCTATGGCCCAACGCTGGCTTTGTGCTAGAGGAACTAGGGCTGCTGCAAGACATCGCTGCAGTGGGAGGCCGGCCAGTGGCCATGCACCGCCAGGATGCCGCAGGCAATTCTTTGGGGGGCATCGATATTGCGCTGCTAGACCAGATTATGGGACATCCGACCCATACGATTTTGCGCCGGGACTTGCAGGCGGTACTGCTGGATCATGCGGCACAGGCCGGGATCCCGGTAGAATTCGGGCATCGGGCGGTGGCGATCGACCTCGATGCTAGCGGCAAAGCCGTAGCGCGGTTCGAAAACGGGGTAAGCATTCGTCCGGATCTGCTGATCGGCGCCGATGGCCGCATGGACTCGGTGGCACGGGGGTTCGTCGCGGGGGACAACACGCCAGTTTATCAGGGCTTCGTGAACTGGGTGGGTGTGGCGCAGGCGGAGAGTGCACTGGTGGACGATATCGCGATTCAGGATTATTGGGGGTCGGGTGATCGCTTCGGTTGCGTGGCGGTCCGGCCGGATTTGGTCTACTGGGCGGCGGCGCAGGCACGGCCATTGCCGGGGGCAGCGCCCGCAGCGGATATGCGTAAGGAAATTGAGGATCTGTTCGCGGGATGGCCGGAACCTGTCACCCGCATCATCCAGGCGACACCGGTGCATGCCATCCGACTGATTGCCGTGCACGACTTGGAGCCACTGCACACGTGGAGCCGGGCCAATGTGCTGCTCGTGGGGGATGCGGCGCACGCGCCGTTGCCGACATCTGGCCAGGGCGCCTGTCAGGCGCTGGAAGACGCCTGGCATCTGGCGCGGTGTCTGGCTGGGACGGACGGCCGCCTCGATGCAGCCTTGCTGCGCTTCGCGGAGATCCGCGGGCCGAAGACCGCGAAGCTGGCCGAGCAGGGTCGCGTTTTCGCGCGCGGCCTGTTTGCCACTGATCCTGAAACCTGCCGCATTCGCAATGAGCGCGCCAAGGCGTCCGATCCCTTGCGTGACGTGCATGCCTTGGCAGCCGGATGGGCGCAGGGTTTGCCGATGACTGGCTGCACGGACGGCACGCCGGTGGGCAGCGTTGGCTCCGGCAGTCTGTACCGCCTCTGA